CCCGTCATCGACATCCACACTCACGTCATGCCGCCCGACTGGGACGACCTGGCCAGAAAGTACCACGCGCCCGGCTGGCCGTGGGTCCGGCCGGAGGCCAACTGCAGCGCCATGATCATGCTCGGGGACCGCGAGTTCAGGCTGGTGACCGAGCAGTGCTTCTCCGCGCCCCGCCGGTTGGCCGATATGGACGCCACGGGAATCCGGCGGCAGCTCATCTCGCCCATCCCCGTCCATTTCTGCTACTGGGGCCCGCCGGCGGCCACGGCCGAGTTTGCACGGATCCAGAACGACTTCATCGCGGAGACCGTGGCCAAGAACCCGGGACATTTCATCGGCGCCGGCACCGTCGCCATGCAGTCGCTCGAGCATGCCGTGCCCGAGCTGGAGCGCATGAAAGCGGCGGGCTTCCGCGCGCTCGAGATCGGAACGAACGTCAACGGCCGTGACCTGGACGATCCGGAGCTCGTCGAGATCCTCCAGGCCGCTGCGGAGCTGGGGCTGGCCGTCTTCGTCCACCCGTGGAGCGGGATCGGCGAGGAGCGGATGCGCGCCTTCTACCTGCCCCACATGGTGAGCCTGCCCGCGGAAACCTCGCTGGCGATCAGCCGGCTGATCCTGGGCGGCGTGCTCGACCGTCTGCCCACGCTGCGGATCGCCTTCGCTCACGCCGGCGGCAACTTCGTTCCGCTGCTCGGGCGCATCGACCACGGCTTTGCCGTCCGGGCCGAGGCCAGGCGGGTCATCAGCCGGCCCCCGAGCGCCTACCTCCGGCGGCTCTATTTCGATTCGATCACCCACGACCCGCGGCTGTTGGAGCTCCTGTGCGAGAAGGCCGGCAGCGACCGGGTGATGCTCGGCAGCGACTATCCCTTCGACATGGGCGTCGAGCGCCCGCTCGAGCAGCTCCGCGGCGCCCGGCTCCGCGACGACGACGTCGACGACATCCTGTTCCGCACGGCGGAATGCTTCCTGGGCCTCGAGGGCGGCCGCTGAGGGACTGATGGACGACTTCATGAAGGCCGCCATCGCCGAGGCGGAGGCCGGGCTGGCCGAGGGCGGCATCCCGATCGGCTCGGTCCTCGTGCACGACGGGCGGCTCGTCGGCCGGGGCCACAACCGCCGCGTGCAGCGGGGCAGCGCCATCCTCCACGGCGAGATGGACGCCCTCGAGAACGCCGGCCGCCTGCCCGCAGCCGTGTATACGCGCAGCGTCCTCTACACGACCCTGTCGCCGTGCGCCATGTGCTCGGGGACGATCCTGCTCTACCGCATCCCGCGCATCGTCGTCGGCGAGAACGTCACGTTCAAGGGCGAGGAGGATCTGCTGCGGGACCGGGGCGTGGCCGTGGACGTCCTCCAGGACGCCCGCTGCATCGAGATGATGCGCCGGTTCATTCGCGAGCATCCCGCCCTCTGGAACGAGGACATCGGCGTGTGAGGATCAGCGGCGCCGCCAGGCCGCGAGGTTGTCATCGATCTGGCGGGCGTGGATCTCCAGGTGCTCGGCGTAGATGCGGAGCCAATCCTCGGCGCCATAGCGCCCGGACTCGGTGTGCCGCCCCTCGCGCGCCCAGGCCTCATCGGGCAGGCGCCTGAGGAGCGCCACGGTGTTGGCGCGCACCGCCTCCACGGTGGTGAGCGCGAGATCCAGCGGATGGGCGTGGTAGTCCAGCTGGCGGGCCCACGCATCCTGGTCGTAGCCGACGATGAGCGGCTCCTTCTCGACGACGAGATAGCGGATGCGAAGCGCCGCGTTGCTCTCCGAGTCCGCGCAGTGGCACACCACTTCGTGCACCGACCACTCGCCCGGAGCCGGACGCCATTTCAACGCCGGCTCGGGCACCGTCGCGAGCGCCGCCCGGAGCCGCGCCGGGCCCGCTGCATACCGTCCGATCAATCCTTCCCGCTCAGCCCGGTCGAGTCCCATCGCTTCTCTCCCTCTTACGTCAGGATCGCGCCTCCGCCCAGCGGCGGAAGACCTCCTGCGTGG
This genomic stretch from Candidatus Methylomirabilota bacterium harbors:
- a CDS encoding nucleoside deaminase, whose product is MDDFMKAAIAEAEAGLAEGGIPIGSVLVHDGRLVGRGHNRRVQRGSAILHGEMDALENAGRLPAAVYTRSVLYTTLSPCAMCSGTILLYRIPRIVVGENVTFKGEEDLLRDRGVAVDVLQDARCIEMMRRFIREHPALWNEDIGV
- a CDS encoding amidohydrolase family protein, translated to MARPVIDIHTHVMPPDWDDLARKYHAPGWPWVRPEANCSAMIMLGDREFRLVTEQCFSAPRRLADMDATGIRRQLISPIPVHFCYWGPPAATAEFARIQNDFIAETVAKNPGHFIGAGTVAMQSLEHAVPELERMKAAGFRALEIGTNVNGRDLDDPELVEILQAAAELGLAVFVHPWSGIGEERMRAFYLPHMVSLPAETSLAISRLILGGVLDRLPTLRIAFAHAGGNFVPLLGRIDHGFAVRAEARRVISRPPSAYLRRLYFDSITHDPRLLELLCEKAGSDRVMLGSDYPFDMGVERPLEQLRGARLRDDDVDDILFRTAECFLGLEGGR
- a CDS encoding DinB family protein; translation: MGLDRAEREGLIGRYAAGPARLRAALATVPEPALKWRPAPGEWSVHEVVCHCADSESNAALRIRYLVVEKEPLIVGYDQDAWARQLDYHAHPLDLALTTVEAVRANTVALLRRLPDEAWAREGRHTESGRYGAEDWLRIYAEHLEIHARQIDDNLAAWRRR